The Biomphalaria glabrata chromosome 13, xgBioGlab47.1, whole genome shotgun sequence sequence ttttctcttcctCCAGGGTGGTAACTTCCACCCTAAAGGTGTCTTCGCTTCCGAGACCTTTCCTATGATCCTGTTCCTCACCACCGGTGAGGAAACACCCAGGAACCATAGGAAAGGGTTCTCAAACCGGTACAGGGAACCCACCTCCTCCGGCCCGAGCCTCAAGGCGGCGACGATGGACGCCATCGCTCGAACTGCTCCCTGTCCGGACAGTTTTATTAGTAGAGTACCTGGTTGGTGGACAAAGCCACCCTCCAGATCCTTTTTTTCTATTAGAAATGTCTTTATAGACATAgtagaaaaaaaggaaatgaaaaaaaaaaaaaacaacaaatcaatGAACACACTCCTTAAGAAATAAATTCGAGGAACAACACTCCAAAAGAAAACACAAGAAAGTTTAAAAACCGTAAATCCAAATGAATCGAAACTCcaaagaaaacacaaataaacgaataaagaaaaaaatacttccCATAGATATTAATCAGTGGAAACAGAGGCTTAAAAAAAGCTGCCTCGACCTGAGAGAACGGCCGTGGGTGATCACCGTTTGTCCTATGCCAGGTAAGTATGTGTTGAAGTGTTCATTTAATACTACTACATCAATTTGATTTGATTATGAAGTGTCCATACCACTAgtactttttctttcttgttgTAAATATTACTGACAATTTTTCTTCCCTTATAGTAAATGGATTCAAATTAATATTGGTTTCCTGTAgaaatatacaatatataaaaaatgtaaattttatttaaaaagaaaaaaaagaatacttttattCTTCAGCCTTTTTTGTAATATAGGAatttgtgaaatatttttatgacatttagattatttaattagaaaaaagaatttttaagaataaaaaaggCTAAAATTGCTTCATTAAACATCTATTGAGTTCTCTATGTCGTTGTACTACGAGAATAAGAAACCGAAAGGTCAAtcaaaaaagggagataaatgttgaaaaaagaGGTCGTCTATTTTTAATCTATACAAATATTAAGTATATAAGTATTActacatttaaatttgaaaggtcaactaatatttttaacaaaacatatttcattttctttactaTTAATGTTTTAAACTATATAAATTGTTGCAATTCATAAAAACGTTAAAATTTTAAAgcatctttttaaaattgtaattattaaaatgtgtaGATTTATGTTTTCGCAGAAACTATTGttcattaaatatataaaagcaaCTAGAGGACTGATAGTATATATCCTGTGTGGCACTGGGGTAACTCATTGGGTATAACTGTCAATGGTAGCGAGTTCAATCCGCCTTTAGGTATAAATTtttgtatataattttttttttgtgagtttttttttctttaataaattgAAATTTGTAGTaggaatacataaaaaaattgaataattaattttaaacacatataataaatttttcaatatctttAAATTTTCCTTATGATCAGTTGCTCTAATACCATCGTATGGGAATCATTTACGGTTACAGAACCAAATTTCTTTGCTCTTCTTATTcagcagaaaaagaaaaagaagccgGTCTATTGTTCACGTTGTccgtttaagttttttttatcttcttaatataattaaacatttttcttgaaaaatgATTTTGACATTGATTGTTGTTATATGACCAGAcaagctcagctttcgtctctttacAGTATTGAGGAATTCCTCTTTTTTGTCGCCAGCCAGAGTgtaaacttttaaaactataaactcATAATAAATACATAGCAGTTTTAGCATTTTTGCTCTATTGGCTCCCGGTAAATAAAAAGACTCGTCTAGAAGGTTTTCTTACGTAGTTTGTCACTAATGCATATTCAAAAAGAAATGCGCTTGAACCTTATTCAATAAAACATCCAAATGAAGCGAGGAGAAAATACACCGATGATGAACTCTTATGCATACAAGTTTCTAAATTGGTTTCTCTAGATTTAAGATTAGAAAAAAAGCTTATTGTTGTTAATTCTGCATGGTTCCATCTTACATTAACCAAACATATTGGAATGACATAAAGAGAGTAAAATTTTGCTATTGGTAGCCGTTGAAACTTGTGTTAAGATTGTATGATTCTACTATTTTAgtctctatttatctatcttcaGGTTAACAAAGTTCAACGTATCTGGAGGTTAATAAAATGTACGGATTATGAAGTATCCATACCACtagtactttttctttttgatagTAAAAATTGCTGACATTTTTTCTTCCTTTATAGTAAATAGATTCAAATTAATATTGGTTTTCTGTAgaaatatacaatatataaaaaatgtaaattttatttaaaaagaaaaaaagaatacttttattCTTCAGCCTTTTTTGTAATATAGGAAtttgtgaaatgtttattttttttatgacatttagattatttaattagaaaaaagaatttttaagaataaaaaagcCAAAAATTGCTTTATTAAACATCTATTGAGTTCTCTATGTCGTTGTACTACGAGAATAAGAAACCGAAAGGTCAAtcaaaaaagggagataaatgttgaaaaaagaGGTCGTCTATTTTTaatctatataagtattactacatttaaatttgaaaggtcaactactatttttaacaaaacatatttcattttctttactattaatgttttaaactatataaattgttgcaatttataaaaacgtttaaatttttaaagcatctttttaaaattgtaattattaaaatttgtaGATTTATGTTTTCGAAGAAACTATTGttcattaaatatataaaagcaaCTAGAGGACTGATAGTATATATCCTGTGTGGCACTGGGGTAACTCATTGGGTATAACTGTCAATGGTAGCGAGTTCAATCCGCCTTTAGGTATAAATTtttgtatataattttttttgtgtgagttttttttttctttaataaattgAAATTTGTAGTaggaatacataaaaaaattgaataattaattttaaacacatataataaatttttcaatatctttAAATTTTCCTTATGATCAGTTGCTCTAATACCATCGTATGGGAATCATTTACGGTTACAGAACCAAATTTCTTTGCTCTTCTTATTcagcagaaaaagaaaaagaagccgGTCTATTGTTCACGTTGTccgtttaagtttttttttatcttcttaatataattaaacatttttcttgaaaaatgATTTTGACATTGATTGTTGTTATATGACCAGAcgagctcagctttcgtctctttacAGTATTGCGGAATTCCTCTTTTTTGTCGCCAGCCAGAGTgtaaacttttaaaactataaactcATAATAAATACATAGCAGTTTTAGCATTTTTGCTCTATTGGCTTCCGGTAAATTAAAAGACTCGTCTAGAAGGTTTTCTTACGTAGTTTGTCACTAATGCATATTCAAAAAGAAATGCGCTTGAACCTTACTCAATAAAACATCCAAATGAAGCGAGGAGAAGATACACCGATGATGAACTCTTATGCATACAAAGataaaaaagataaaggttTATAAAAACTTTCGAAAACACAGTGATAAAGTTCCGAATAAACCCAGAAAATCTCGATCGACATCATATAGTAATAGCAATAAAAGCTTCTTCTTCTTACTTATTATCATgatggagtgttcagatgattAGACCAGTAAGCCTATCTGAAATTTAGCAAACTGATTTCCAGATCAGGAAGCTATCTATATACTTTCTCTTCTACGGTGCTGTTTTGGTGCCAGTGTCTTAGTCGAGCCCTTTGATGAAGAATACAACTTTGATGGACATGTTTGgtattctctggtgacactttACAAGAGCGAATTGCACTGGTCCCAATTTTTCAGCTTCAGGAACATGTCTCATTCTATTGTGTCTGGTTCTTATGTGAAAAAGTATTAATTGGTCTTTTCGGGATAGTTTATAACAGGCATTGTCCTTCTTGCTATTTGGATGAGAGCTGTCCATTTGTCCTTTtatctattcactattagtttcttcatttgtattTGTTCTCACTCTTGACAAGTGTGTCAACCTTCgcattttcttctatttcaatatgtgctggtatccattggAGAACaggggttgttgttgtttttttgctgtaTTTATTGATCTTTATAAGTGCTATAGGCCTATTGAGTAGTTTCACATtggaggaatcagagttttccaAGCTTTGgaggaccttttttttttttgcatcggTCGGGAAAATAGTCCGACTGTTTGACGTAAGTGGTGATTTTCTAGCGAGATATCTGCTAGTTTCAATGCTCCCATTTCTGCTCTGTTGCCATCAGAGAGCTCACCAGTTGCAATGAACATGatttcttaattaatttttctctATTGGGACATTAGTTAAGTATTCCAGACATTTCCAGCTCCTTCGTTTGTGGTAGCTTTTTGAGATAAACTCTGACCGTATGGTTGCTAGGGTAATGAATTTATAGAAGAGAGAACATTAATTTCTTCACCTCTGTAGGATTGTAGTCAATGTTCTCTTTCTTCTTATGtagttttttgaaaaaaaaaatgtatccgaGATACTTATCCGTTGGATGCGGCTCCAATCagtgccggccttaggtaaCTATATAGGGTAGCACCAAATGAATTagaaaagcaaaatattaaGACATAAAAATTTGTAATATTATATGCCGTCCTTTTCTATATCTAAATTAACAAATAAGTTAGCATATATAGCACTAATGTGCTGTATTGACGACTCgtgatcaccagactagaaataacgcTTTAACATTGAACTAAAAGGAAGAAACGATGGTCTTctaacaggggcggactgtgtgTTAACATATggtatttctatacaatccggccctcAAATtatatatcatatgatggacatccatttctaggtctacctgtcctcaaaatcattctgttaagttagataatgtatcgataactgaacgCACGCATACAACTCTGTATCTTTTGAAGAAATATAGTAGgtcttatgttgctttttaatcgctaataATGTGGGCCCtaaaaaggatgaagcctacttgcagcactgtctacggatgtagactATTACATATTTTGGCAAtagtgttagattaaattatcaTTACACTGTAAAGTCTGtacaagatttttgtttttaaacgcGACGCTCGGAGGGCCCCTTTTAAAAGAGGATATTATAAAAAcgtttaacaatttaatgcgtTCTATTgtggcattcatgaggcccTTTATGTGgtccatttgggtaccggcccaccgggcatttgcccgaatgcccatatagccagtccgcccctgtcttCTAACACACATAAGAAGTAGATCCAAACATTCGCGAATAAACATTGAATCCTAGCAGAAACTTAgaactaggctagtagacataagGCCggccaatcgttatagaaggtcTATACTTTGACCCAACGTGGCGCTCGAATGGAAACGATGGCTAGAGGAAGGGATTTGGCTAATTGAGTAGCGACACAagactcctgtgggagtgtctaaggcaggggttctcaacctgtgggggTCTATTGACAATTTAccaggggttgcctaagaccatcgaaaatatagattgttttgtcaattcttctattgctgtgtgtgtgtcaggGTGGGGtctatgtcgaaggtgccggtgggggggggggtcgaggcaaagtgagggattgtaaaaaggggtcgacgagcttaaaaggttgaaaacCGCTGGtctaagggaatgcgagagctttcctaTAGCAcagtgcggagttgaaagagagcttccacgcaCCTGTTGATAATCCGGGCGCGTTTTTTTGATggatggcgagtcctgcacagCTAGCTTGGTAAACTATAGGTAAATGGCGAAGGTTCCCGGTGAGCTCGGCTTTTGACCATGTATTCTAATCCATGCACCCGGAGTGTCTGGCACATTGAAAATAGCAGTGTTTTtcatagacattgacttggactTCTTCCAAACATAGTGGTTTGTTCAACCAAAGGCTTGCAAGCCTGGAATTCAAAGAAccttcggctcaactcttttgacaatcaaacagcctcaacactgacctgcgacgtcgcaacctgtggggaGTGGAGactaatagctcgttgccacgtcacaagtCATGACGTCGATCTGTATGTGGGCTACGAGGCACTTCGCCGGACGGCCCAGTTTCTTGCTAGAGCACTACAGTattagtccttcctgctctgttcCCAATTGGAGTTCCTCTCAGGATACGCTAGAGACCAGTATGGGACACGAACCCACCACTTTACGTTTTTAGAACATAGCTTGAAATAGACTTAAACCATACTTAAATAGACGAAATTTAAGCTTGAAATAAATCATTCCGTTTTTCGAACAGCTTGTCTTCCACTTTTGGACAATGTAGAAAGTGTGGATTAACAgtagaaatggaaaaaaaaacgtcctacttaaaattaaataagacatacataaaacataatgaTGCAATCAtagcaatgttgtttttttttctgtttaattacatctagatttaaatcaGGTACAAAGAGTgatcaataaaatgttatatttaaaaaaaagacttggtCAAACAacaacgcaaaaaaaaaaaaaaaaaatagatatagaatctattgAATATTCTCATGTATAGCGATAAAGTtagcttttgtgtgtgtgtgtgtgtgtatccggtgtacaaaataaaggaagtgcTGATAAAAGGGAGGCTATTCGATAATTTCTGCGTATGTATTTAGCATGGCAGAAGCCATATTTTCTAAGCTCTTATGTTTAGAGcacaatataatttatatatatggaAGGCGGCATTAGACTTTGACTCTATGCCTTTatcattgtttaaaaacaaatgagatACAAACAATTACTTATATAGTACAGTTGAAACAAAGATCAAACGCCAAAGCATTCGGGTATTGTTAAAACTATAACTcgagttttttaaaattgagtTGATAACAGCATAATTAAACtgagtgtccttgacattgttagtTTTATTGTGAAAATCTTCATTATAATGTACAATTTGGCGTTTTTATTACACCAACAAAACTCTTGTCAAACTCTTGATACTGGCTACTACAAGACCGGCACCGAGGATTGTGAAAATGCCGCCAGCGACGTACAATGCAAATGAATAGTAGAGTTCGTATGATTTGAATGCACCGTCAGAAggcatttttcttttacattccaCTCCAAACACGATGCTTGCTACTAGAGTAGTCACAACTGAAAGTAGAATCAAAGAACAGATTACTTGAGAGTGATTatgtctctcactttctctctatctcactgtttctctctgtctccgtCTCGTtctgtatctctttctctcctgtctttgtctgtctcactcttttttctcccccctgtggctgtctctctctcagtctttctGTCTCCTTTTttctgtctcactctgtctctctgtctctatctctcttttctcattctgtctctctcactgcctctctcactgtctctcacTTGTCTCTCTCTTACTGTCTCCCTATTTGTCTGCCTCCTTCTGCCTCTCCCTGTcttgtctctcttttctctctctctctctctctctctcaatgtctctctctatttctctctgtatctctctgtctgtcttctctgtctgcctctctctcttactctatGTCTCCCTCTCTCACACACAAAACAGACAAATTAGCTTtctattttctatctctctgtcggtcttttttgtctctgtctctttcactgtcagtgtctctctctctcttttttttttctctgtctacTCTCTCTATATTTACACATAACAGACAGATTCGCTTTGTTTTTGTCCAGGTTTGTATGCCATTTTGTTAAATACctgtgttgttgttattttgaaaCCATACAAACCGGCAAGTAAAGAGAATACAACGCAGACGACGACCACGTGATGCTTTATGTTCTCTGTCCTGACTACATGCCAGGTATGGAGGCAACACGTCACGAAGGCCACCACAAGCATTGCCGCCGTCAGTACTGACATAACTCTGACAGCTTGAAGGGAATCttttcagacaaaaaaaaattaaaaggttAATTCTTaaaggttaatttttaaattatttttattcatttttatttgtaaaactaGCATGCTGACAAATGGAATGGATCCCCAGATACTGAATGTCTCCGTCTGCTCTGCCACAATCACTGACATAGAAATGTATGTGGTTACAATATAGTTCATCCTTTTTCACCCAAATTTACCTCATTATAAATTCTAGGCGTACTAAAGGCATCCAGATGTAAGTTGATAGTGTATATTCATTCGCAGAATAGGGACTTGGTTTCCATATTAGTTTACACCTCTTTAAGTGGTGTCTTAAGCAGTTATCTGTAAGCACTATCCATCGCGAATAAATACCTTTTGAATAAATACTTACTGAACAAATACCTTTTGAATAAATACCTAGTCGCTGCGTAAAGGTTGTCATTAAACGTAAATGAgtttggtcgttgtactggccacataacaccctaggtaacatttttacccAAGCATCTTCACATCTTTAGTTTCATAAACAAGGTTCGAATAAGAtaccatattttatttttttattatagcttttatatagcgctactttcatgcttatagcatgcttgagcgcttttggtccaatctcatttgtggaccggttggggggtggggtatctaggagttagttttccgtgctgcctttaggcgctcagtaaacgtaactctgcccgagtcgggtgtcgaacctcgagcccccttctaggtagccaagccacgCTTCCcgccattaataataataataatttgtattatccataaagaaatgtatcttacaatttgtgcataacacaaaacaaaacctaCCCTAGATCAAACTTATCAAACTTATGCTGACGTTGCGTACTATGTACATGCAGCCCAGACCTTCAGTCCTCCCTCCTCCCTAAATTATAAGTAGCCACATTTTCGACACTCTTTTGCATCTTCAAATCAATTTATTTCTTGAAAGTAGCATCTTAATTAGTAGTGCTTCCCCTGAAGTACAGTTGCAAGGATAACCTGTTACTGTAGAACACTAGAATAAGCTAAGCTAGTTGTTTTGTCTTCATCCTAAAACTATGTAAGAGCTGGAATTTGAAGAAGACTCTCAGCACTGTGCACAATAAGCGTTCATCCCCAGCTTGTCGGCAGCATCAGTCGACGTTTGCAGTTTTGTTTGATCAACTGCAGGGAGGCACGGACCGCGGATAAACTTAACAACGTGTACGGTAAATTCTTTGTTCacatgtttagttttttttttttttttaattttatgaaacAATTATGTACAGTGCACTTAATATCTTGTTCTCTTTAAAAATCTGCGTAACTAGAAAGTAATTAGAAAGTTAaagctacgactttgagccataggtTGCAACTTGCACACACCCCCCttgcaaaaaatcctgcgggcgcccatggtTGGATAACACTTCAACCCCACCCCTGAGACCggaacatacacaaacacaaatacaaCAGCAATACACCAAtacaaatgcacacacactTAACATAGGTGAACACATCACTTGTACCTGAACTCTCTCTAACTGGTATGCTTGCACAGTCATGAAGTGATTTGGTACTAGACTGGGCAGAGAAGGAACCACAGTAAATGAATAATCCAACAATGACATTTGGAGTTGTCAACCAGCCTGGGGTCGCTATGGCAACAATCTACaccaaaatatagaaaataaattttgtttgctgttgaataatttgttaaaaatcgTTTGTCTTAATGACCTACAACAATCTATCTGGGAGATTTTCTTAACGGCGAATACTAACAAAAATACGTAGgcctaatattattatataaatgtcattgtgttaaATGGGAACTTAGCTGTCATTAAATGAGTCCCTTTAGGAGTAATATACTTTATTAATGTGCATCAATATTTTGAAGGTATCAGTCCACACAACGGCCTTAAGGCTCCCTCGATCCTCTTTCCATTATATCAGTAATGTCTTTTAGCCACGACAGGAGATCACGGATATACATTTTagagatttttatttaaacaagtaaataaaaaaataaataaaaaaaacaaagcttataagaaGTGTAATAACTGTGTAattgtatcatttagtttggatcagtcatataattataTTGAATTGCATTGAATTTACCGTAatcggtttttaaaagcatttttaaaaaaaaagtgggggtgGGGACGACCTGAATTAAAACTCATGGTTCATGCTTCTTCAAGGCGACAACTAGCCACTCTGCTAGTAAGGTGCTATATGACTACAGAAGAttgattgtttgtttcaaacttactttaaagcggacTAATTCGgcttataccactacttcagtcaaataaagtttatctcccttgtttgagattccaaacaaaatagttaattaactaatcggttATTTTCTTGTATTGATTTTGCCTGGTTTTCTTACCTTAACCCTAACATTTTTCATGCGGACCTCCAAGATCCGACATTAGCATCCGCTTACAAAACTCCTCAATATGGGCAATATTAACGtaaatacataaacattgtTGTTGAGAAGCTGGATTTCATTAGACGCTCCTCAGCAGTTCTGTATAGCtctaaaagagttttttttttttgcctttttttttacaaagcttataaaaactcactctgtctttctgtctggtaaaaagtttgtacaagctatttctacgacacccaatctcggatcaagctgaaactttgcacaattatttcttttacctgacaaacacaagaatccatttttaaaaaaaaaacaattagttaattaactatctatattataaagtagaatgtgaggtgtatgtatgtatgtatgtatgtatgtatgtatgtatgtatgtatgtatgtatgtatgttacttatagacatcaaaaccgcttgaccaatcttgataaaactaggcaggaatgttccttgggtaccaacttagaccgtagtgtatgtattgtagacctaaaacaaacttaagaccctcaaaaaaaaataaagttgtccgactctattacagctatagtattttatggatctaggccatgtctacaatgttgacataagaaaagataggaaggatttagacctagatctaattttaagaaatacactttgcgcagatagtttttttactttggcacatgaaaatacaaaagaagatccattgatttcattatataataaaattaaccttcaattttgtgtttcaaaagcattttttacataaattagttcttgatatctgtgactacaga is a genomic window containing:
- the LOC106056085 gene encoding uncharacterized protein LOC106056085; the protein is MATFKPYVIAQRTKVVSVSVVILAIACICQIVAIATPGWLTTPNVIVGLFIYCGSFSAQSSTKSLHDCASIPVRESSDSLQAVRVMSVLTAAMLVVAFVTCCLHTWHVVRTENIKHHVVVVCVVFSLLAVVTTLVASIVFGVECKRKMPSDGAFKSYELYYSFALYVAGGIFTILGAGLVVASIKSLTRVLLV